Proteins found in one Hirundo rustica isolate bHirRus1 chromosome 9, bHirRus1.pri.v3, whole genome shotgun sequence genomic segment:
- the SERPINC1 gene encoding antithrombin-III, translated as MRLFVACLLSVWGLAAPERYTVEDICTAKPRDIPVNPICIYRNPEKKPQEGEGQEPAKDKLPESTNPRVWELSKANSRFAVVFYKYLADSKDNGENIFMSPLSISTAFAMTKLGACGSTLQQLMEVFRFDTISEKTSDQIHFFFAKLNCRLYKKANKSSELVSANRLFGEKSLVFNETYQNISEIVYGAKLWPLNFKEKPELSRQIINEWVANKTEKRITEVIPESGIDDLTVLVLVNSIYFKGHWKSQFPAPNTKLDIFHKGNGETCQVPTMYQESKFHYTFVSQDKVQVLELPYKGDDITMVLVLPSAGTPLENVERNLTSEKLQGWIDSMKETSLFVYLPRFRVEDSFSVKEKLRKMGLEDLFSPENARLPGIIAEGRTDLYVSEAFHKAFLEVNEEGSEASAATAVTISGRSFPMNRKIFNANRPFLLFIREASLNTIIFMGRIADPCS; from the exons ATGCGGCTCTTTGTGGCGTGTCTGCTCAGTGTCTGGGGGCTGGCTGCCCCTGAGCGCTACACCGTGGAGGACATCTGCACCGCGAAGCCACGCGACATCCCGGTGAACCCCATCTGCATCTATCGCAACCCCGAGAAGAAGCCCCAGGAGGGTGAGGGGCAAGAGCCAGCAAAGGACAAGCTCCCGGAGTCCACCAACCCCCGCGTCTGGGAGCTGTCAAAAGCCAACTCTCGGTTTGCCGTCGTCTTCTACAAGTACCTGGCTGACTCCAAGGACAACGGGGAAAACATCTTCATGTCACCCCTCAGCATTTCCACGGCCTTTGCCATGACCAAGCTTGGAGCCTGTGGCAGCACCCTCCAGCAGCTCATGGAG GTCTTTCGATTCGACACCATTTCGGAGAAGACATCGGATCAGATCCATTTCTTCTTTGCCAAGCTGAACTGCCGCCTTtacaagaaagcaaacaaatccTCAGAGCTGGTATCAGCCAACCGACTCTTCGGGGAGAAATCTTTGGTCTTTAATGAGACTTACCAGAACATCAGTGAAATTGTTTATGGAGCAAAACTCTGGCCCTTGAACTTCAAA GAGAAGCCAGAACTTTCCAGGCAGATCATTAATGAGTGGGTAGCTAATAAGACAGAGAAGCGCATTACAGAAGTGATCCCAGAAAGTGGTATTGATGATCTCACTGTCTTGGTCCTGGTcaacagcatttattttaag GGGCACTGGAAATCGCAGTTCCCAGCTCCAAACACAAAACTGGATATATTTCATAAAGGCAATGGTGAGACCTGCCAAGTCCCAACTATGTACCAGGAGTCCAAATTCCACTACACATTCGTCTCCCAGGACaaagtccaggtgctggagctgccttaCAAAGGGGACGATATCACGATGgtgctggtcctgcccagtgcTGGGACGCCGTTGGAAAACGTGGAGCGAAACCTGACATCGGagaagctgcagggctggataGATTCCATGAAGGAGACGTCTCTCTTCGTCTACCTCCCTCGCTTCCGTGTTGAGGACAGCTTCAGTGTcaaggaaaagctgaggaaaaTGGGGCTGGAAGATCTCTTCAGTCCAGAAAACGCCAGACTCCCAG gTATCATTGCAGAGGGCCGCACAGACCTGTACGTGTCTGAGGCTTTCCACAAAGCCTTCCTTGAG GTGAATGAAGAAGGCAGTGAGGCCTCAGCCGCCACAGCCGTCACCATCTCTGGCCGTTCCTTCCCTATgaacagaaaaatcttcaatGCCAACAGGCCCTTCCTGCTTTTCATCCGGGAAGCCTCCCTCAACACCATCATCTTCATGGGCAGGATAGCTGATCCTTGCTCCTAA